The genomic region GCGCGCGCCGTCGTTGCCGACGAAGAAGTGGGTGGGCGTCCACGGGAAGTCGTAGCCGCAGTGCCCCTCGGCCGCTTCCCACTGCCGGAAGGCGAACCAGATCCACAGCACGACGACGTGCGCGCCGACGAGGAGCGGCCCCACGAGCGCCAGCGTGCCCGTGAGCACGTACTCCACCGGGTGCATGTAGTGCCCGGTG from Candidatus Eisenbacteria bacterium harbors:
- a CDS encoding sterol desaturase family protein, producing the protein TGHYMHPVEYVLTGTLALVGPLLVGAHVVVLWIWFAFRQWEAAEGHCGYDFPWTPTHFFVGNDGARHHDYHHARVRGNYAGFFPIWDRALGTFAKGYAEVLAGPR